Proteins encoded within one genomic window of Puniceicoccaceae bacterium:
- a CDS encoding glycoside hydrolase family 43 protein, with the protein MKSLIVTLLGLLSCAPSCLAVNPIIQTLFTADPAPMVYNDKVYLYTTHDEDGSTWFTMKDWRVYSSDDMVNWTDHGSPLSLDDFSWASKDAWAAQCIERNGKFYFYICAHHTELNRMAIGVAVSDSPTGPFVPPFDEPLVAAHWGDIDPTVFIDDDGQAYLYWGNPHLWYVKLNEDMISYDRELGVVQVPLTQEGFHTREEVTEERPSAYEEGPWLYKREELYYMLYPAGGVPEHLAYSYGPSATGPWQYGGVIMEVIEEGGAFTNHPGLIEYKGNAYLFYHNGALPGGGGFNRSVCVEPFEFNADGSIPLIEPTREGVVEAVAWLNPYRRVEAETIAWTGGVETERDAQVGMVVTDIDDGDFIRVRSVDLGEGPAQFTASIAAAESGGSIEIRLDSRDGTLIGTCSLEAGNSPDDWVMQSCDVAPITGVHDLYFVFEKVSQKQVRFDFWKFSKQG; encoded by the coding sequence ATGAAATCACTGATAGTTACCCTTTTGGGATTGCTCAGCTGTGCACCCAGTTGTCTGGCGGTCAATCCGATCATTCAGACCCTCTTCACGGCCGACCCTGCTCCCATGGTCTACAACGACAAGGTGTATTTGTACACCACTCACGATGAAGACGGTTCCACCTGGTTTACGATGAAGGACTGGCGGGTCTACTCATCGGACGATATGGTCAATTGGACGGATCATGGCTCACCCCTGTCGCTCGATGATTTCAGCTGGGCCAGTAAAGATGCCTGGGCAGCCCAGTGCATTGAACGCAATGGAAAATTCTATTTCTACATCTGCGCGCATCACACGGAACTCAATCGCATGGCAATCGGGGTTGCGGTTTCCGACAGCCCGACGGGGCCATTTGTTCCGCCGTTTGATGAACCCCTGGTTGCGGCGCATTGGGGAGATATCGACCCCACCGTGTTTATCGATGATGATGGTCAGGCGTATCTCTACTGGGGCAATCCTCACCTGTGGTATGTGAAGCTGAACGAGGACATGATTTCCTATGACAGGGAACTGGGAGTGGTGCAGGTTCCATTGACGCAGGAGGGCTTTCACACTCGGGAGGAAGTCACAGAGGAGCGACCCTCGGCCTACGAAGAGGGGCCATGGCTGTACAAACGCGAAGAGCTATACTACATGCTCTATCCGGCAGGTGGCGTACCCGAGCACCTGGCCTACTCGTATGGGCCGAGTGCGACGGGTCCCTGGCAGTATGGCGGAGTCATCATGGAAGTGATTGAAGAAGGGGGAGCGTTTACGAATCACCCCGGTCTCATCGAATACAAGGGAAATGCCTACCTGTTCTACCACAACGGGGCACTGCCGGGGGGTGGGGGATTCAACCGATCCGTTTGTGTGGAACCCTTTGAATTCAATGCGGACGGGAGTATTCCGTTGATCGAACCGACCCGGGAAGGCGTTGTGGAAGCTGTCGCATGGCTCAATCCCTATCGACGAGTGGAGGCTGAAACCATTGCGTGGACCGGGGGAGTTGAAACCGAACGGGATGCGCAGGTTGGCATGGTCGTCACCGACATTGACGATGGAGATTTCATACGGGTTCGCAGTGTGGATTTGGGTGAAGGTCCTGCCCAGTTTACCGCGAGCATAGCTGCGGCGGAGTCAGGCGGAAGCATTGAAATTCGCCTGGATTCAAGGGACGGGACCCTGATTGGAACCTGCAGTTTGGAGGCAGGAAATAGTCCGGATGACTGGGTGATGCAGTCCTGCGATGTTGCCCCGATCACTGGCGTGCACGACCTGTATTTTGTGTTTGAGAAGGTTTCGCAGAAGCAGGTTCGTTTTGATTTCTGGAAATTTTCGAAACAGGGCTGA
- a CDS encoding c-type cytochrome — protein sequence MRGRTVAHEQGCFACHGPEGAGGVADPGARGGMVPGWDGPTVATLAVNDAEIVEWILDGRPERLKAVDLHVGREPLLPMPAYRDKISKSELEDLMVYFRAVSNFDTNIPTMAYEGWVEAEKLGCFACHAAGGIGGTPNPGSFKGHIPAWDGKEFASLVKDEAELREWIMDGYPKRLLENPAARYFIDSQIVQMPAYRANITENQLLKIMGYIHWRREQRKQSEMHDPLPPEFPPETGRPALPLYRSPQHIVRSPDQEKVWVVNYTAALMTEIDVRSRNILREISVSERPTQARFSPDGKFLYVSCTWAGEINVIDVEQGCVVRSLKAGMEPCGLAVSDDGKRLYVTNVVSGSVSILDIESGDTLVETEVGNQPRFITQTPDGKRLLVSNGLDPWVSVLDADDGSEIGEYHMGRASMLREIVCSSDGRWAFLTNLVSHNEVPTVQMERGWINSNGFTILDLKQPNRRVTLLLDQLLSGATNPTGLALSSDGQRLYVSLAGIHQVAIVDVPAALELAEKTKTLREIQLLEENVEILHEQGIARRLPAGGLGPRSLALIESTGELFVANYFSDNITVLDAESGEVRDTIPLGPVQEMTEWREGELMANDGRITYQNWISCTSCHQEDTSSDGLNWDLANDGLGNAKNNKSLQDTHFSPPAMWSGVRMDLFDGVGAGERFQGFVPMAHIQGPLTEYLSHPDRAPSPYRDEDPEILKHGEMLFVAAGCDVCHPPPFYTDMKFHDLHFGTPNDFRNRFDTPSLKSTYRTKPYLHDGRAPDLHSLFTEHNPNDVHGRTRGFTQEELNALVAYLRSL from the coding sequence ATGCGAGGGAGAACGGTAGCGCATGAGCAGGGCTGTTTTGCCTGCCATGGACCCGAAGGTGCGGGCGGAGTTGCGGATCCCGGTGCTCGTGGAGGAATGGTTCCGGGTTGGGATGGTCCGACCGTAGCTACCCTCGCCGTGAATGATGCGGAGATTGTCGAATGGATCCTTGATGGAAGACCTGAGCGGCTGAAGGCGGTGGATCTTCACGTCGGACGCGAACCCCTGTTGCCGATGCCTGCTTATCGGGACAAAATCTCGAAATCGGAACTCGAGGACCTGATGGTCTACTTTCGTGCCGTATCCAATTTTGACACCAACATTCCGACGATGGCCTATGAAGGGTGGGTGGAAGCCGAAAAGCTGGGTTGTTTTGCTTGCCATGCAGCAGGTGGCATTGGGGGGACTCCCAATCCCGGTAGTTTCAAAGGACACATCCCGGCGTGGGATGGGAAGGAGTTTGCTTCACTCGTAAAGGATGAGGCTGAGCTGCGCGAGTGGATCATGGATGGATATCCGAAGCGACTGCTGGAAAACCCTGCGGCACGCTATTTTATCGATTCACAGATCGTGCAAATGCCTGCCTACCGGGCGAATATCACCGAAAATCAGCTGCTGAAAATCATGGGATACATTCACTGGCGTCGCGAGCAGCGTAAGCAGTCAGAAATGCATGATCCCCTGCCGCCTGAATTTCCACCGGAAACCGGGCGACCTGCCTTACCACTCTATCGTTCCCCACAACATATTGTGCGTTCCCCTGATCAGGAAAAAGTATGGGTGGTCAACTACACGGCGGCGTTGATGACTGAAATTGATGTGCGAAGCCGCAACATTCTTCGCGAGATTTCCGTCAGTGAACGACCGACGCAGGCCAGGTTTTCGCCGGATGGGAAGTTCTTGTACGTGAGCTGTACCTGGGCGGGCGAAATCAACGTGATCGACGTTGAACAAGGCTGTGTCGTGCGGTCGTTGAAGGCGGGGATGGAGCCGTGCGGGCTGGCAGTTTCGGATGACGGTAAGCGCCTTTATGTCACCAATGTGGTTTCTGGTTCGGTATCGATACTGGATATTGAAAGTGGAGATACTCTTGTGGAGACGGAAGTGGGCAATCAACCCCGGTTCATCACCCAAACTCCAGACGGCAAACGGCTGCTTGTTTCGAACGGACTGGATCCCTGGGTCAGTGTGCTGGATGCCGATGATGGGAGCGAGATTGGAGAGTATCACATGGGTCGTGCCTCCATGCTGCGGGAGATCGTCTGCAGCTCGGACGGAAGATGGGCTTTCCTCACGAACCTGGTGTCTCACAATGAAGTGCCCACGGTGCAGATGGAGCGCGGTTGGATCAATTCCAACGGTTTCACTATCCTGGATCTGAAGCAACCCAATCGCAGGGTGACGCTGTTGCTGGACCAGTTGCTCAGTGGTGCAACGAACCCTACGGGGCTTGCATTGTCTTCTGATGGACAGCGCTTGTATGTGAGTCTAGCTGGAATTCATCAGGTCGCCATCGTCGATGTTCCTGCCGCGCTGGAACTTGCCGAAAAAACCAAGACCTTGCGAGAGATTCAGCTTTTGGAAGAGAACGTCGAAATCCTGCATGAGCAAGGTATCGCCCGCCGCTTACCCGCAGGTGGCTTGGGGCCGCGTTCCCTGGCGTTGATCGAATCGACTGGCGAGCTGTTTGTGGCCAATTATTTCTCTGACAACATCACGGTGCTGGATGCCGAATCGGGTGAAGTCCGTGATACGATTCCGCTGGGTCCGGTGCAGGAAATGACCGAGTGGAGAGAAGGTGAACTCATGGCCAATGATGGACGGATCACTTACCAGAATTGGATCAGTTGTACGAGTTGCCACCAGGAAGACACATCCAGTGATGGACTGAATTGGGACTTGGCGAACGATGGCCTGGGTAATGCCAAAAACAACAAGTCGCTCCAGGACACTCATTTTTCTCCTCCGGCGATGTGGAGTGGCGTTCGCATGGACCTATTTGATGGTGTTGGTGCGGGTGAACGGTTTCAGGGATTTGTTCCCATGGCCCACATACAAGGGCCGCTGACTGAGTATCTTTCGCACCCTGACCGTGCCCCGAGTCCTTATCGGGATGAAGATCCTGAAATACTCAAACATGGGGAGATGCTCTTTGTTGCCGCCGGATGTGATGTATGCCATCCCCCTCCTTTTTACACCGATATGAAATTCCATGATCTTCATTTTGGAACCCCAAACGACTTCCGAAACCGTTTTGATACACCTTCTTTAAAGAGCACTTATCGAACAAAACCCTATCTCCATGACGGACGTGCCCCAGATCTTCACTCACTGTTTACAGAGCACAATCCGAATGATGTGCATGGGAGAACGCGAGGTTTTACACAGGAAGAACTCAACGCACTTGTTGCTTATTTAAGGAGTCTTTGA
- a CDS encoding beta-L-arabinofuranosidase domain-containing protein has product MSREAGHCRPFFNLRMGLIAVGMGMHVWCSGAVRSFDASEVKLLPGSPIQDRQELHRGHYLAALDINRLLFHYRDLAGLAQPEGVEQGYPGWDQSFLRGHMAGHYLSAASRMAVATGDDSYRDKVNAMVHILGQCQQALNEDGYLAAFPSGAFDLLEGKSGDGGGVVVPYYIVHKIMAGLLDAHEYLGNEEAIGIVNRMAMHFVRRLEDLDDEQLESMLRTDHSRNPQNEFGAISDILARLYAATGEERYLATASLFNRAWLVEPLANGENPLPGLHGNTHIAQVLGFASVAKWTKDVDLFSAAEHFWTIVTQDHSFAIGGNSFNEWFGQPGVESGPSIDSGKALPATTAESCTTHNMLKLTRSLFEQHPSAKYADYYERALYNHLLATVSPDSGAMSYFTPLRGHFRTYLDGTHCCVGSGIENPPRYNEGIYFTEANRLWVNLYIPSELNWTDRGTVLRMQGDVLRGEAMKLTVLEPGRDAFELLLRIPHWITEPAVVELNGTEVLRESAASSYVSLHRVWKSGDVITLRLRGALRLEPSMDDERMVSIFHGPVLLAGALGDDAMPHDVADKDAYLEAPATQVPVILSDSREPADWLRPVDDNPLVFVARNVGPADGIVFRPLYDLHHQRYAVYWQVENP; this is encoded by the coding sequence ATGAGTCGTGAAGCTGGCCATTGCCGTCCTTTTTTCAATCTGCGCATGGGACTGATCGCAGTGGGAATGGGGATGCATGTCTGGTGCTCCGGAGCGGTGCGTTCCTTCGATGCATCCGAGGTCAAGTTGTTGCCGGGGAGTCCGATTCAGGATCGCCAGGAATTGCATCGTGGGCATTACCTGGCTGCATTGGATATCAACCGGCTGCTCTTTCACTACCGTGATCTCGCAGGCCTTGCGCAGCCGGAAGGAGTCGAGCAAGGGTATCCGGGCTGGGATCAGAGCTTTCTCCGAGGTCACATGGCCGGACACTATCTCTCTGCAGCATCGCGCATGGCTGTTGCCACTGGTGACGATTCATACCGCGACAAGGTGAATGCGATGGTGCATATTCTCGGGCAGTGTCAGCAGGCACTGAATGAAGATGGTTACCTTGCTGCCTTCCCTTCGGGTGCTTTCGATCTGCTCGAGGGCAAATCGGGTGATGGGGGCGGTGTGGTCGTTCCCTACTACATCGTTCACAAGATCATGGCAGGCCTGCTGGATGCGCATGAATACCTTGGAAATGAAGAAGCCATCGGTATCGTGAACCGGATGGCCATGCATTTTGTCCGCAGGCTGGAGGATCTGGATGACGAACAGCTGGAGTCCATGCTGCGCACGGATCATAGTCGCAATCCCCAGAACGAGTTTGGAGCCATCAGCGATATTCTCGCCAGGCTCTATGCTGCTACAGGGGAAGAACGGTATCTTGCGACAGCCAGTCTGTTCAATCGTGCGTGGTTGGTGGAACCCCTTGCCAATGGGGAAAATCCACTGCCGGGTTTGCACGGGAATACGCATATCGCGCAAGTGCTCGGCTTTGCATCTGTTGCCAAATGGACAAAGGATGTAGACCTTTTTTCAGCCGCAGAGCATTTTTGGACCATAGTCACACAAGATCACTCGTTTGCCATTGGAGGAAATTCGTTCAATGAATGGTTTGGTCAGCCGGGTGTGGAGTCCGGCCCCAGCATTGACAGTGGAAAGGCGTTGCCCGCTACGACGGCCGAAAGCTGCACTACCCACAATATGCTGAAACTGACCCGATCCCTGTTCGAGCAGCATCCATCGGCGAAATATGCGGACTATTACGAGCGCGCACTCTACAATCACTTGCTTGCGACGGTTTCCCCGGATTCGGGTGCCATGAGTTATTTCACACCCCTACGAGGACATTTTCGCACCTATCTCGATGGTACTCACTGTTGTGTGGGGTCCGGGATTGAAAATCCTCCGCGCTACAATGAAGGAATCTACTTCACCGAAGCGAATCGCCTTTGGGTGAATCTCTACATTCCCTCTGAACTGAATTGGACGGACCGAGGAACCGTGTTGCGCATGCAAGGGGATGTGCTTCGTGGAGAAGCCATGAAGCTGACGGTGCTGGAGCCTGGCAGGGATGCCTTTGAACTCCTGCTGCGCATTCCCCATTGGATTACAGAACCTGCCGTCGTGGAATTGAACGGAACGGAAGTGCTTCGCGAATCCGCAGCATCCAGTTATGTCAGCCTTCATCGTGTCTGGAAATCCGGGGATGTGATCACGCTTCGCTTGCGGGGTGCGCTTCGATTGGAACCCTCAATGGACGATGAACGCATGGTTTCCATTTTTCATGGACCCGTACTGTTGGCGGGAGCCTTGGGGGATGACGCGATGCCGCATGATGTTGCGGACAAGGATGCCTATCTCGAAGCACCAGCAACGCAGGTTCCTGTCATTTTGAGTGATTCGCGCGAACCTGCGGATTGGCTTCGTCCGGTTGACGATAACCCCTTGGTCTTTGTGGCGCGCAATGTAGGTCCTGCCGACGGCATTGTCTTTCGCCCACTTTACGACCTCCACCACCAACGATACGCTGTTTATTGGCAAGTTGAGAATCCCTGA